The Ignavibacteria bacterium genome contains the following window.
AAGACTTCGAAAGTACAGCGATTTACCTCAGTACAATATTTTAAGTATTTACGCTGAGGATAAAATTAATGGTCAATTGATATTTCCATTTACTTTTCAGTTTGGATTTCGATATGAAGCTTATCGACCGTATGGTATCGATTTAAAGGGAATGATTTTCAAATCAGATTTAATTAAAAGCTACAATGGAAGTTTTTTTAATCCCAGATTAAATCTTTCACTCAACTTGAGTAAAAATTCTCAAATCCGATTAGGTTATGGAACTACTTCAAAATCACCGCCAATGGGGATGATTTTCGCTAACAAAGCTTATTTTGATATTGTTGATACTGTCTCTGTAGTAAATCCAATTTATCCCGACAGCAATTTTGCTCTGGTTACGACTTACATTAGAGATCAGGCAAATCCTGTAATTAAAGGTTATATGCAGAAGAAATATGAGGTAAGTTTTGACCAGCAATTTAAAGGTTTTGGTTTTTCAATAACATTATTTCAAAACGACACAAAGAAAATGTTTGAGAGTTTTTCTCAGCCAACGGTTTTGTATAAATATTCTTTCCCGAATTATCCAGATGAATCAACAAAATTTATTAAAGACACATTGCTCGATTCATACAATCAATATCAGAACAATGGTTACCAGAAAGTAAGCGGCATAGAATTCACTTTCAGCACAGTTAGACTTCCAGTTATAAATACTATCCTGAGACTTGATGGAGCTTATTACTTTACAAGAAGCGGCAGAGAAAATGGATTTTATTTTTCATCTCAAAGATATGTAAGTTCTCTTGGGATGCGTGTAATTCCAATGTATCGTTCTTACGAAACTTATCAAAAAGATTTTTTGATTAACTACAGATTTGAAATTCAATCAAAAGAATTGGGAATGTGGGTCACACTTCATATTCAGCAAAAGCTGATTGAGATTGATGGAAGGCGAGGCTACGATGATACACTTGCTATCGGATATTTTACCACAGAAGGAAACTTAGTGATGATTGATGAACAATTTCGTGCCGATCCAAAATACAGGGAAATTCGTCGAAGCATCGAGCCTTATGAGTTAAACGAAGAAAATCGTCCGAACAAATGGTTATTGAATTTGAAAGTTACCAAGTCACTATGGAAAGGCGGAGCAATTTCTTTTTATGTTAATAATTTTTTGAATAACAGACCGCTTTACCGCAGTCAGAGGAGATCACCTTCATCACCATCTTTTGAAATTCGAAATCCTGAATTGTTTTATGGACTTGAGTTAATTACAGGATTATGATGATGAAAAGAATTTTGCAAATAAGTTTATTGTTAATTTCTTCTATTTCAATTTTCTCCTGTTCTCAAATAGTTGATTTTGAAAGCAAACCAGTTGCAATGGAGAGGAAGCAAGTTTTTAGAATTCGTCTGGTTGATCAATCCGGCTATATGATGAGTTTGTTCGGTAGTGATGCAGTAAGGAATGCTCAGGTATTTTTGAAGTCAAATCTTCTGGGTGAAGAATATAATTTGGTAACGGATACGAATGGGGTAGTTGAAATTTCAGGGATTGTTTCGGATAAATACTTAGTCTCAGCATCAAGAATAATGAGTCCTGATGAAATGGAATTGATTACAGGCTACAGAATTTCGAATCATAAACTAATGAATAAAACTGTGAAAATCGTCCAGCTTCGGGCTGATGCTGATGAAATTATTGAAGTTCCAATGGATGTTGTGATTGGTGGCTCACCAATTGTAATAAGTGAAATTTACGCCTGTGGGCCGCCGGGCTCAGGATTGTATTATCATGATAAGTATGTAGAAGTTTATAATCAAACTGATTCAGTGATTTATCTCGATGGGATTATTGTGGCTGTAGTTTATGCGAGCAGTTATCTCGGTCAAAATTATGTTGATGATCCTGAGTTTGTTCATTCTAAAAATGTCTGGATTTTTCCGGGAAATGGGACTGACTATCCGCTTTCTCCGGGTGAATTTGCTGTGTGTGCTGAAGATGCAATTGATCATAGAATTAATGCGCCAAACAGTGTTGATCTCTCAAATGTAAAATTTGAATTCTATAAAGATGATGCACCTGATATTGATAATCCTCTGGTTCCGAATATGATTAAAATTTATCAATCAGCTGGCAATGATTGGTTAATCGGCGGTGAGCAGGGCGCAATTGTAATTGCAAAAATGTCAATCGACTCGCTTCAATGGTTTGGCGATCAACTCTTAATTCCTTATCGATACGTACTTGATGGTGTTGAATATTTGAAAGATCCAATGAAACTTGAAAACAAAATCTTAAATCACTCAATTGATGGTGGCGGAACTGGCGGAATTCAGTTTTATACAGGCAAATCAATGGAAAGAATTGCTTTAAATGTGGAAGGAAGAATGGTTCTAAAAGATGATAATAATTCATCAGTTGATTTTGTTGTGATCAACAAACCTACTCCAGAATTTCACTATACAAAACCAAAGAAAAGAAAATGAAAAAAGTCTTTTACATCATTTTAAGTTTACTTTTGTTTCGTACAGAATTTTTAGTTGCTCAGAACTACATTTACGGTTTTAATCAAATTTCAGTTCAACCAGATACGAGTGTAAAAATTTTTCTTCTCAGTCAAAATCCATCTCTTTTGAATTATGATGAAGATGAAGAATTGTTATACATAAAATCTTCTCAAATTTTTTCAAATGAAAAATTCAACAGATATTTTGATCCCGAAAAAATTAACTTCTATCAGTTTCAATTTTCAGGCAAGAAAAAAATAGGTGAAAATCAAATCTTCAAGGGAGTATTTGGGTTTAATAAGCTCATAAGGAAAAATTGGAATTGGGTTTTCAGCAAAGACTACAATGAAGGAAATCCATTTTTACTTGGAGACAGTTCAAGCGGTAGCTCAACATTTAACGGAATTTTCTTCAATGCGAATTATTTTAATCAGATTTTCAGTAACTCATCAATAGGTGCTGGTATTGAATATTTTGTGGACGAAGGCTTGAAACAAGTTTCTCCCAGACCAACTTCACAACATAGAAATATCAAGTTCATCCTTGGTTTTTCACATTCACCAATTGATTTAATTCAATTTGCATTAGCAGGAATTGTTGAAGACAAAAAAGAAGAAATCTCCTATAAAGAAGATGAAGGTGCAGTATATAAGGAAGTTACATTATTCAAGTTCAGAGGTTTGGATTTTCCAGTTGTAGTGAAAAAGAAAACTGAAACAAGAATTCTCTTCCATAACATTTATGAAATTAATGGAGATTTAATAATTAAACCATCCGAATCGCTTTTAATACTTAATCGAATTGAAAAAGGAATTGAACAAACAATCTCTAAGGAAGAAATTACCAATCCAGTGAATCAGGGATATTTTCAGAACGATTACTTGAAATTTAAGATGAAATCGGAGTTGAAACTAAATAAAAAAGCAAAATACAATTTGAATATTGATTTATTTAAATCGAACAGCTGGTCAAAACATCCAGACTTTAATTCATTAATTTCAGATCAGAATCAGAAATTTTTTAGTTTATCAGGAAATTTTTCATACAGAATTAATGAATCAATAAGTATTCATTCGGGTTTAGGCTTTGGTCAATTCAACTTTAATTTAAATGACTATTACAGCAATGTTTTATTTGATTTGAAATCACAGTTAATCTCTTTTCAAACAGGTCTAAAATTTAATTTCAAAAAATCACTTTCCCTGGAGACAAACTTTTTGATAGAAAATTATAAGCCATTTTACTCATCGGAATATTTTAATAACTCTGGAATTTATTTCATCTCATTTTTAAGGAGAGATTTAGATTATTTCAAGACCGAATTTAATCGATACTGTTTTTCACTTTTATTGACAATGAAATTATTTTCAGGTGAAATTTTATTAATCGCTGATTACAATCACCTTAAAACAAAAAACAATTTGATATGGAATAATTCTTCTAATCAAGAAATCAGAACATCGATTGAATACAGAATAAAAGTTTATTAAGGAGGAGATTATGAAAAATAAGTTATTCATTTTACTTGTGCTTGTTCTTAGTTTTAATGTTTCGGCTCAGAATTTCTACACTGTTGTTTCACCTTTTGTTGAGAGCGAATTAAATGATGTATTCATGGTTAATCAGGATATTGGCTGGATTGTAGGGAATAAAGGCATCATTCTTTATACTTCAGATGGCGGTTTGAATTGGGTAAAGAAATATTCTCAATTTAATTACGACTTATTAAAAGTGTTTTTTATTGATCAAACAAAAGGTTGGATTGGAACAGCAAACGGCAGAATTTTAATTACAACAAACGGAGGAAATGACTGGACTGAAGTAGTTATTTCTCCCGACTTCACATACTTTGATGCAATTTATTTTACAACTCCTGATGTGGGGCATATATCTATTGGTAAATATAAAGCTGTTTATATTATGCGAACAACCGACGGAGGCTTTACCTGGACAAAAAAAGATTCGCTAGTTTCTGCTACAACTGCATCAAGATGGTATGATATAGATTTTTATGATGAAAATCTCGGAGTGATAGTAGGAGATAAGAAAGACGCTCAAAGATATACAACTGATGGCGGGCAGACCTGGCTTAAGTCTACTCCGATTAACGATAATTTTTTCCGTGATCAAAGAACTGTTCACTGGCTAAATTCAACAGATGTAATTTCTTTAGGTGAAGGGAATGAATTCTGGGGAGTGGTTACTCCAATTTATAAATCAACTGATGGCGGGAAAAACTGGATTAAAAAAACACAATATCCACAACCGACTTATGATCGTGTTCGTGATGCTTACTTTAAAAATTCTTCTGAAGGAATCGCAGTTGGTAGTAATGGATTCTCTTTCGCTTACATCACTCGTACAACAGATGGTGGTGAAACATGGAACGCATCTTTTTTAACTTATTCATTTGGATTGAAGGCAATTTCTGGTTATGGTGATAAATTAGTTGTTCTCGGTACAGGCTCTCATATCTTAGTGTCAAATGATTTCGGAAACAGCTGGCAGCTTTATCGTCAATTCACACCGACACCTGTTTATGCAATTCAATTTGTTGGTAATAAAGGTTTTGCCGTTACTCGTTACAGCGATTTTTATTATTCAGAAGATCCTTCAGGTGATATCTGGAATTTTAGATCAATTCCACCAATGTGGGAATCTGTGGCTATGCAATTTCTTGATGAAAACACTGGATTTATATTGAAAGAAAATCGTCATATAGTTAAAACAACGGACGGCGGAGAAAGCTGGAGAACAGTTCTCGAACCCGTGGCCTTCAATGCAAGAAATCGGGTCGGTGGAATTTCCTTTCCGACAAATCAAATTGGTTATGCCTGGATGAGTTTGAATGATTATCCTGAATATTATGTCTATAAAACCACTGATGGAGGAGAAAGCTGGTTTCAATTAAAATTATTAAATGGACCTGGATACATCTCCGGCAACATTGCATTCTTTGATGAGAACACCGGAATTATTGCAGGACCACAACGTTGGATGATGCGAACTACTAACGGCGGAATTGATTGGGATACTGTTTTTAATTTTCATTCGTTCCCTTCTCATTTAACGAAAAAAGATTTTAAAGACATTTTTGTTGTAAATGAAAATAAAGCCTGGGTAGTCGGTATTGGTTATATCTGCTATACAACCGATAAGGGTCTTAACTGGTATTATGTGAATCATAATATCAATGGAATTGATTCAAGCTTTTATACTGTAAACTTTTTTGGAGATACACTCGGTTATGTCGCTTGTTACGATGGGACAATCTTGAAAACAACGGATGGTGGACTTAGCTGGACGGTTGATCTTTCACTAAAAAATTCGGCAATAATTTTTTCTGCAGCTATTAATAATTCTGGCAGAGCGTTTTTTGGAACTTCAGATGGAAGATTGATAGCAACTGAAAAAATTACTTCGGTTAATGAGCCTTATAATGACTTAAAAGATTTTGATTTAAGTTACAATTATCCAAATCCATTTAACTCAACGACAAAAATTAGATTTACAATCCCAGCCGATG
Protein-coding sequences here:
- a CDS encoding T9SS type A sorting domain-containing protein, with protein sequence MKNKLFILLVLVLSFNVSAQNFYTVVSPFVESELNDVFMVNQDIGWIVGNKGIILYTSDGGLNWVKKYSQFNYDLLKVFFIDQTKGWIGTANGRILITTNGGNDWTEVVISPDFTYFDAIYFTTPDVGHISIGKYKAVYIMRTTDGGFTWTKKDSLVSATTASRWYDIDFYDENLGVIVGDKKDAQRYTTDGGQTWLKSTPINDNFFRDQRTVHWLNSTDVISLGEGNEFWGVVTPIYKSTDGGKNWIKKTQYPQPTYDRVRDAYFKNSSEGIAVGSNGFSFAYITRTTDGGETWNASFLTYSFGLKAISGYGDKLVVLGTGSHILVSNDFGNSWQLYRQFTPTPVYAIQFVGNKGFAVTRYSDFYYSEDPSGDIWNFRSIPPMWESVAMQFLDENTGFILKENRHIVKTTDGGESWRTVLEPVAFNARNRVGGISFPTNQIGYAWMSLNDYPEYYVYKTTDGGESWFQLKLLNGPGYISGNIAFFDENTGIIAGPQRWMMRTTNGGIDWDTVFNFHSFPSHLTKKDFKDIFVVNENKAWVVGIGYICYTTDKGLNWYYVNHNINGIDSSFYTVNFFGDTLGYVACYDGTILKTTDGGLSWTVDLSLKNSAIIFSAAINNSGRAFFGTSDGRLIATEKITSVNEPYNDLKDFDLSYNYPNPFNSTTKIRFTIPADGNGIKNVKLEVFDLLGRRISTLVDRQLHSGTYEVELNMDNLTFSSSDEKASNVFFYRLMVDNRITTKKMIYLK
- a CDS encoding DUF4876 domain-containing protein, translated to MKRILQISLLLISSISIFSCSQIVDFESKPVAMERKQVFRIRLVDQSGYMMSLFGSDAVRNAQVFLKSNLLGEEYNLVTDTNGVVEISGIVSDKYLVSASRIMSPDEMELITGYRISNHKLMNKTVKIVQLRADADEIIEVPMDVVIGGSPIVISEIYACGPPGSGLYYHDKYVEVYNQTDSVIYLDGIIVAVVYASSYLGQNYVDDPEFVHSKNVWIFPGNGTDYPLSPGEFAVCAEDAIDHRINAPNSVDLSNVKFEFYKDDAPDIDNPLVPNMIKIYQSAGNDWLIGGEQGAIVIAKMSIDSLQWFGDQLLIPYRYVLDGVEYLKDPMKLENKILNHSIDGGGTGGIQFYTGKSMERIALNVEGRMVLKDDNNSSVDFVVINKPTPEFHYTKPKKRK